A stretch of Telopea speciosissima isolate NSW1024214 ecotype Mountain lineage chromosome 11, Tspe_v1, whole genome shotgun sequence DNA encodes these proteins:
- the LOC122645838 gene encoding uncharacterized protein LOC122645838 isoform X2: MCNKGIWRLEQSCSQSDNLFNHHQWQYQAVFGMETPATAPTTTQSPGSNEESPRVKFLCSFAGSILPRPLDGKLRYVGGETRIVSLPREITCEELMARMRELFEGAALLKYQQPDEDLDALVSVVNDDDVTNMMEEYDKLGAGDGFTRLRIFLFSHPDQDASSHFDTDERETERRYVDALNDGPDYRWSQQQQSESPTMGPVVAEQYFNSISLEAGLHNQRNCEMPLPQFNLRHLTIPHLGSGPHQQSHTQRYNEIETPWSPAYCSPRHHGHHDPWPLPEYPSSPSSGHYRMTFGDLHDKGLDRLSEEYARQQLSHQPQYDHQPQFVDNVVWLPPGAIPSDKAGFPGNLSHSHNVFEGSNICEHCRMAFQRNLTSSDAARYPDSRWKHGVQQPHLEQPSTGNEFHQFANPCAQCASSRETYMLNMEQNEARSFYNEVHGHERSWALHHQLNHCGEEPRTHVSGAGRMSEHYIVDGTTGVNSLLAHGNCSDGHHVSSNCINHDDPRYIRSGPEMGNGGFPDQVVGSGLHSHIPAPEDRGVRYGNFPPAYATENLYQVSHGPAPSHALWRKVQNPLHVTSSYEPSSLLPQANGTINSGFLRGTQEGSPRFCIAVDNSNAWAGPSQKVYAFDGSPPSEFPHGHVSKLKAHNLCHENQNVASDPVRTQPNMVDHAVPMVSSLAAVIDDKVGASTALGYTQGPRDNIAVGVVTVENNMLGESSELKCVETAGHSDVAPTAFSKENQEPDKKNGEGNIVSSDIRPAEEHGDTVKHGETDVLATEKEDLSARCLSFLPELIASVKKAALEGVEEVKATVQENADGGVLLDPMSKEAALHELESVINNLDLDHDSDSDHPNISKIEPTKAEEEALAKGLQTIKNDDLEEIRELGSGTYGAVYHGKWKGSDVAIKRIKASCFAGRPSERERLIADFWKEALILSSLHHPNVVAFYGIVRDGPDGSLATVTEFMVNGSLKQFLQKKDRTIDRRKRLIIAMDAAFGMEYLHGKNIVHFDLKCENLLVNMRDPQRPVCKIGDLGLSKVRQHTLVSGGVRGTLPWMAPELLSGKSNMVTEKIDVYSFGIVMWELLTGEEPYADMHCASIIGGAKLYRSSRSR, encoded by the exons ATGTGTAATAAAGGAATTTGGCGCTTGGAACAATCGTGCTCGCAGTCTGATAACCTCTTTAATCATCATCAGTGGCAGTACCAGGCTGTGTTTGGGATGGAGACACCTGCCACAGCCCCAACAACTACGCAGTCGCCGGGTTCGAATGAAGAAAGCCCTCGTGTCAAGTTCCTTTGTAGCTTTGCAGGTAGCATTTTGCCTAGACCTCTGGATGGGAAGCTCAGATATGTTGGGGGAGAGACTAGGATTGTGAGCTTGCCTAGGGAGATTACTTGTGAGGAGTTGATGGCTAGGATGAGAGAGCTTTTCGAAGGGGCAGCTTTGTTGAAGTATCAGCAGCCAGATGAAGATCTCGATGCTTTGGTTTCGGTTGTTAATGATGACGATGTGACCAATATGATGGAGGAATATGATAAGTTGGGAGCCGGGGATGGGTTTACCAGACTCAGGATATTTCTGTTCTCACATCCAGATCAAGATGCTTCTTCACACTTTGATACAGATGAGAGGGAAACTGAAAGGAGGTATGTGGATGCATTAAATGATGGACCTGATTACAGGTGGTCACAGCAGCAACAGTCTGAATCCCCTACAATGGGTCCTGTGGTAGCTGAACAGTATTTTAATTCAATCAGCCTTGAGGCTGGTCTCCATAACCAGAGGAATTGCGAGATGCCTTTGCCACAGTTTAATTTACGTCATCTCACCATTCCTCATCTAGGATCTGGCCCACATCAACAATCCCACACTCAGAGATATAATGAAATCGAGACTCCTTGGAGCCCTGCATACTGTTCACCCAGGCACCATGGGCATCATGATCCTTGGCCTTTGCCAGAGTACCCATCTTCGCCATCTTCGGGTCATTACCGAATGACATTTGGAGACTTACACGATAAGGGCTTGGATAGGTTGTCTGAGGAATATGCACGGCAGCAACTGAGTCATCAGCCCCAATATGATCACCAGCCACAATTTGTTGACAATGTTGTATGGCTTCCTCCTGGAGCTATACCTAGTGATAAGGCTGGTTTTCCAGGCAACTTGAGCCATTCACACAATGTTTTTGAAGGGAGTAATATCTGTGAGCACTGTCGAATGGCTTTCCAAAGAAATCTAACTTCATCTGATGCTGCTCGTTATCCAGATTCTCGTTGGAAGCATGGTGTGCAACAACCACATTTGGAGCAGCCAAGTACAGGGAATGAATTCCACCAATTTGCTAATCCATGTGCCCAATGTGCTTCCAGTAGGGAGACTTACATGTTGAATATGGAACAAAATGAGGCTCGATCTTTCTATAATGAAGTTCATGGTCATGAACGAAGTTGGGCCCTACACCATCAATTAAACCATTGTGGTGAGGAACCTAGGACACATGTGTCTGGAGCTGGACGAATGAGTGAGCACTACATTGTAGATGGTACTACTGGTGTGAATTCTCTTCTTGCACATGGTAATTGCTCTGATGGTCATCATGTTTCTTCCAATTGTATCAACCATGATGACCCTAGGTATATTCGATCTGGACCTGAAATGGGGAATGGAGGGTTTCCTGACCAAGTTGTTGGAAGTGGGCTTCACAGTCATATTCCTGCACCTGAAGACCGTGGAGTTCGTTATGGGAACTTCCCTCCTGCTTATGCAACAGAGAATCTTTATCAGGTGTCACACGGACCTGCACCTTCACATGCTTTATGGAGGAAGGTGCAGAACCCTCTGCATGTCACATCATCTTATGAACCGTCGAGCTTGTTGCCTCAAGCCAATGGTACGATAAACTCAGGGTTCCTAAGGGGAACCCAGGAGGGTAGTCCTCGTTTTTGTATTGCTGTGGATAATTCAAATGCTTGGGCTGGGCCATCCCAAAAAGTATATGCCTTTGATGGGTCCCCACCATCGGAATTTCCCCATGGCCATGTTTCAAAATTAAAAGCGCACAACCTTTGTCATGAAAACCAGAATGTTGCTTCAGATCCTGTTCGAACCCAACCTAACATGGTTGACCATGCCGTGCCAATGGTGTCTTCACTGGCAGCTGTGATTGATGATAAGGTGGGTGCTTCAACTGCTTTAGGTTACACTCAAGGGCCAAGAGATAACATTGCTGTTGGAGTAGTGACGGTAGAGAATAATATGCTAGGAGAGAGTTCTGAACTTAAGTGTGTAGAAACTGCTGGGCACTCTGATGTGGCACCTACTGCTTTCtcaaaagaaaaccaagagCCTGATAAGAAAAATGGGGAAGGAAATATTGTTTCAAGTGACATCAGACCTGCTGAAGAGCATGGTGATACTGTAAAACATGGTGAAACAGATGTTCTTGCCACAGAGAAAGAAGACCTCTCAGCTAGGTGTTTGAGTTTCTTACCTGAGTTGATTGCTTCTGTTAAAAAAGCTGCCTTAGAGGGTGTTGAGGAGGTAAAAGCTACAGTGCAAGAAAATGCTGATGGTGGTGTTTTGCTTGATCCAATGTCAAAAGAAGCAGCTTTGCATGAATTAGAATCAGTG ATCAACAATTTAGATTTGGATCATGATTCTGATAGTGACCATCCAAACATCTCCAAGATTGAGCCAACTAAGGCAGAGGAAGAAGCTTTGGCTAAAGGGTTGCAG acaataaaaaatgatgacCTGGAGGAAATCCGAGAATTGGGATCTGGGACATATGGAGCTGTTTATCATGGAAAATGGAAAGGTTCTGATGTAGCAATAAAAAGAATTAAAGCGAGCTGCTTTGCTGGAAGACCATCTGAGAGAGAACGCTTG ATTGCTGATTTCTGGAAGGAGGCTTTGATACTGAGTTCATTGCATCATCCAAATGTTGTGGCTTTCTATGGAATAGTTCGTGATGGTCCTGATGGATCTCTCGCCACTGTGACAGAGTTCATGGTTAATGGATCTTTAAAGCAATTTCTGCAAAAGAAAGACAG GACGATTGATCGTCGTAAGAGACTCATCATAGCTATGGATGCTGCATTTGGGATGGAGTATTTGCATGGAAAGAATATTGttcattttgatttgaaatgtGAAAATCTGCTAGTAAATATGAGAGATCCCCAAAGACCTGTGTGCAAA
- the LOC122645838 gene encoding uncharacterized protein LOC122645838 isoform X3: MCNKGIWRLEQSCSQSDNLFNHHQWQYQAVFGMETPATAPTTTQSPGSNEESPRVKFLCSFAGSILPRPLDGKLRYVGGETRIVSLPREITCEELMARMRELFEGAALLKYQQPDEDLDALVSVVNDDDVTNMMEEYDKLGAGDGFTRLRIFLFSHPDQDASSHFDTDERETERRYVDALNDGPDYRWSQQQQSESPTMGPVVAEQYFNSISLEAGLHNQRNCEMPLPQFNLRHLTIPHLGSGPHQQSHTQRYNEIETPWSPAYCSPRHHGHHDPWPLPEYPSSPSSGHYRMTFGDLHDKGLDRLSEEYARQQLSHQPQYDHQPQFVDNVVWLPPGAIPSDKAGFPGNLSHSHNVFEGSNICEHCRMAFQRNLTSSDAARYPDSRWKHGVQQPHLEQPSTGNEFHQFANPCAQCASSRETYMLNMEQNEARSFYNEVHGHERSWALHHQLNHCGEEPRTHVSGAGRMSEHYIVDGTTGVNSLLAHGNCSDGHHVSSNCINHDDPRYIRSGPEMGNGGFPDQVVGSGLHSHIPAPEDRGVRYGNFPPAYATENLYQVSHGPAPSHALWRKVQNPLHVTSSYEPSSLLPQANGTINSGFLRGTQEGSPRFCIAVDNSNAWAGPSQKVYAFDGSPPSEFPHGHVSKLKAHNLCHENQNVASDPVRTQPNMVDHAVPMVSSLAAVIDDKVGASTALGYTQGPRDNIAVGVVTVENNMLGESSELKCVETAGHSDVAPTAFSKENQEPDKKNGEGNIVSSDIRPAEEHGDTVKHGETDVLATEKEDLSARCLSFLPELIASVKKAALEGVEEVKATVQENADGGVLLDPMSKEAALHELESVINNLDLDHDSDSDHPNISKIEPTKAEEEALAKGLQTIKNDDLEEIRELGSGTYGAVYHGKWKGSDVAIKRIKASCFAGRPSERERLIADFWKEALILSSLHHPNVVAFYGIVRDGPDGSLATVTEFMVNGSLKQFLQKKDRTIDRRKRLIIAMDAAFGMEYLHGKNIVHFDLKCENLLVNMRDPQRPVCKIGDLGLSKVRQHTLVSGGVRGTLPWMAPELLSGKSNMVTEKGEL, encoded by the exons ATGTGTAATAAAGGAATTTGGCGCTTGGAACAATCGTGCTCGCAGTCTGATAACCTCTTTAATCATCATCAGTGGCAGTACCAGGCTGTGTTTGGGATGGAGACACCTGCCACAGCCCCAACAACTACGCAGTCGCCGGGTTCGAATGAAGAAAGCCCTCGTGTCAAGTTCCTTTGTAGCTTTGCAGGTAGCATTTTGCCTAGACCTCTGGATGGGAAGCTCAGATATGTTGGGGGAGAGACTAGGATTGTGAGCTTGCCTAGGGAGATTACTTGTGAGGAGTTGATGGCTAGGATGAGAGAGCTTTTCGAAGGGGCAGCTTTGTTGAAGTATCAGCAGCCAGATGAAGATCTCGATGCTTTGGTTTCGGTTGTTAATGATGACGATGTGACCAATATGATGGAGGAATATGATAAGTTGGGAGCCGGGGATGGGTTTACCAGACTCAGGATATTTCTGTTCTCACATCCAGATCAAGATGCTTCTTCACACTTTGATACAGATGAGAGGGAAACTGAAAGGAGGTATGTGGATGCATTAAATGATGGACCTGATTACAGGTGGTCACAGCAGCAACAGTCTGAATCCCCTACAATGGGTCCTGTGGTAGCTGAACAGTATTTTAATTCAATCAGCCTTGAGGCTGGTCTCCATAACCAGAGGAATTGCGAGATGCCTTTGCCACAGTTTAATTTACGTCATCTCACCATTCCTCATCTAGGATCTGGCCCACATCAACAATCCCACACTCAGAGATATAATGAAATCGAGACTCCTTGGAGCCCTGCATACTGTTCACCCAGGCACCATGGGCATCATGATCCTTGGCCTTTGCCAGAGTACCCATCTTCGCCATCTTCGGGTCATTACCGAATGACATTTGGAGACTTACACGATAAGGGCTTGGATAGGTTGTCTGAGGAATATGCACGGCAGCAACTGAGTCATCAGCCCCAATATGATCACCAGCCACAATTTGTTGACAATGTTGTATGGCTTCCTCCTGGAGCTATACCTAGTGATAAGGCTGGTTTTCCAGGCAACTTGAGCCATTCACACAATGTTTTTGAAGGGAGTAATATCTGTGAGCACTGTCGAATGGCTTTCCAAAGAAATCTAACTTCATCTGATGCTGCTCGTTATCCAGATTCTCGTTGGAAGCATGGTGTGCAACAACCACATTTGGAGCAGCCAAGTACAGGGAATGAATTCCACCAATTTGCTAATCCATGTGCCCAATGTGCTTCCAGTAGGGAGACTTACATGTTGAATATGGAACAAAATGAGGCTCGATCTTTCTATAATGAAGTTCATGGTCATGAACGAAGTTGGGCCCTACACCATCAATTAAACCATTGTGGTGAGGAACCTAGGACACATGTGTCTGGAGCTGGACGAATGAGTGAGCACTACATTGTAGATGGTACTACTGGTGTGAATTCTCTTCTTGCACATGGTAATTGCTCTGATGGTCATCATGTTTCTTCCAATTGTATCAACCATGATGACCCTAGGTATATTCGATCTGGACCTGAAATGGGGAATGGAGGGTTTCCTGACCAAGTTGTTGGAAGTGGGCTTCACAGTCATATTCCTGCACCTGAAGACCGTGGAGTTCGTTATGGGAACTTCCCTCCTGCTTATGCAACAGAGAATCTTTATCAGGTGTCACACGGACCTGCACCTTCACATGCTTTATGGAGGAAGGTGCAGAACCCTCTGCATGTCACATCATCTTATGAACCGTCGAGCTTGTTGCCTCAAGCCAATGGTACGATAAACTCAGGGTTCCTAAGGGGAACCCAGGAGGGTAGTCCTCGTTTTTGTATTGCTGTGGATAATTCAAATGCTTGGGCTGGGCCATCCCAAAAAGTATATGCCTTTGATGGGTCCCCACCATCGGAATTTCCCCATGGCCATGTTTCAAAATTAAAAGCGCACAACCTTTGTCATGAAAACCAGAATGTTGCTTCAGATCCTGTTCGAACCCAACCTAACATGGTTGACCATGCCGTGCCAATGGTGTCTTCACTGGCAGCTGTGATTGATGATAAGGTGGGTGCTTCAACTGCTTTAGGTTACACTCAAGGGCCAAGAGATAACATTGCTGTTGGAGTAGTGACGGTAGAGAATAATATGCTAGGAGAGAGTTCTGAACTTAAGTGTGTAGAAACTGCTGGGCACTCTGATGTGGCACCTACTGCTTTCtcaaaagaaaaccaagagCCTGATAAGAAAAATGGGGAAGGAAATATTGTTTCAAGTGACATCAGACCTGCTGAAGAGCATGGTGATACTGTAAAACATGGTGAAACAGATGTTCTTGCCACAGAGAAAGAAGACCTCTCAGCTAGGTGTTTGAGTTTCTTACCTGAGTTGATTGCTTCTGTTAAAAAAGCTGCCTTAGAGGGTGTTGAGGAGGTAAAAGCTACAGTGCAAGAAAATGCTGATGGTGGTGTTTTGCTTGATCCAATGTCAAAAGAAGCAGCTTTGCATGAATTAGAATCAGTG ATCAACAATTTAGATTTGGATCATGATTCTGATAGTGACCATCCAAACATCTCCAAGATTGAGCCAACTAAGGCAGAGGAAGAAGCTTTGGCTAAAGGGTTGCAG acaataaaaaatgatgacCTGGAGGAAATCCGAGAATTGGGATCTGGGACATATGGAGCTGTTTATCATGGAAAATGGAAAGGTTCTGATGTAGCAATAAAAAGAATTAAAGCGAGCTGCTTTGCTGGAAGACCATCTGAGAGAGAACGCTTG ATTGCTGATTTCTGGAAGGAGGCTTTGATACTGAGTTCATTGCATCATCCAAATGTTGTGGCTTTCTATGGAATAGTTCGTGATGGTCCTGATGGATCTCTCGCCACTGTGACAGAGTTCATGGTTAATGGATCTTTAAAGCAATTTCTGCAAAAGAAAGACAG GACGATTGATCGTCGTAAGAGACTCATCATAGCTATGGATGCTGCATTTGGGATGGAGTATTTGCATGGAAAGAATATTGttcattttgatttgaaatgtGAAAATCTGCTAGTAAATATGAGAGATCCCCAAAGACCTGTGTGCAAA